A DNA window from Ipomoea triloba cultivar NCNSP0323 chromosome 10, ASM357664v1 contains the following coding sequences:
- the LOC116032901 gene encoding amino acid permease 6-like, with the protein MQKSWSLGVEEAGGDDQKYDEDGRFKRTGTVLTASAHIITAIIGSGVLSLAWAIAQLGSVAGPIAMLAFSVITLYTAFLLADCYRSPDGKRNYSYMDAVRTYLGGMKVKFCGVSQYATLVGAGIGYTITTAMSLEAIARTDCYHKHGRGAEGCIPSKRSSLLMFGGFGALEILLSQIPNFHRLSFLSIVAALMSFGYSSIGIALSAAKIAGGVDVETSVTGVPVGANHSTRDKMFSTFSALGNIALAFGFSLILIDIQDTLKSSPRERRAMKQASSIGILSATFFYLLCGILGYLAFGNAAPGNLLTDDHGFYEPYWLVDLANVCIIVHLVGAYQVVTQPVFAFVETWSRARWGGAKFITGEHTIRLPFLGNFSISLFRLVWRTAFVVFTTIVAMIFPFFNAILGLLGSIAFWPLTIYFPVEMYISRAKIPRLSFTWIWLQILSFFCFVVSVLAAVGSIHDLAKSVMHFKPFA; encoded by the exons atgcagaaaagttgGAGTCTTGGTGTTGAGGAAGCTGGAGGGGATGATCAGAAGTATGATGAAGATGGACGCTTCAAAAGAActg GGACTGTTTTGACTGCGAGCGCTCATATCATCACTGCGATAATCGGGTCGGGAGTTTTGTCTCTGGCATGGGCTATTGCGCAGCTAGGATCCGTCGCCGGACCGATTGCCATGCTGGCCTTCTCCGTCATCACTTTGTACACTGCGTTCTTGCTCGCCGACTGCTACCGTTCGCCGGACGGCAAACGGAACTACAGCTACATGGACGCTGTTAGAACTTATTTAG GTGGTATGAAAGTGAAGTTCTGTGGGGTATCTCAGTATGCCACTCTTGTTGGGGCGGGAATTGGATACACAATCACCACTGCCATGAGCTTGGA GGCGATTGCAAGAACCGACTGTTACCACAAGCATGGCCGTGGAGCTGAGGGCTGCATTCCATCGAAACGAAGCTCATTACTCATGTTTGGAGGCTTTGGAGCACTGGAGATTCTGCTTAGCCAGATACCGAATTTTCACCGCCTTTCGTTCCTCTCCATTGTTGCTGCACTCATGTCTTTTGGCTATTCTTCCATTGGGATTGCTCTCTCTGCAGCTAAAATTGCAG GTGGGGTGGATGTGGAGACGAGTGTAACGGGGGTGCCGGTTGGGGCAAACCATTCAACGCGAGACAAGATGTTCAGTACCTTCTCTGCATTGGGGAACATTGCATTAGCCTTTGGGTTCAGTCTTATTCTGATTGATATACAG GACACACTGAAATCTTCGCCCCGAGAGAGGAGGGCGATGAAGCAGGCGTCGAGCATTGGAATCCTATCAGCGACGTTCTTCTACCTGCTGTGTGGGATCCTTGGGTACCTGGCATTTGGGAATGCAGCCCCGGGGAACCTCTTGACAGATGATCACGGGTTCTACGAGCCCTACTGGCTCGTCGACCTGGCTAACGTGTGCATCATTGTACACCTAGTCGGGGCCTACCAGGTTGTCACACAGCCCGTTTTCGCCTTTGTGGAGACCTGGAGCAGAGCCAGATGGGGTGGGGCTAAGTTCATCACAGGTGAACACACCATCAGGCTCCCATTCCTGGGAAATTTTAGTATTAGTCTGTTCAGGCTGGTTTGGAGGACAGCTTTTGTGGTGTTTACTACTATTGTAGCCATGATTTTCCCCTTCTTCAATGCCATCCTTGGCCTCCTGGGATCCATTGCCTTCTGGCCTCTCACCATATACTTCCCCGTCGAGATGTACATTTCGCGGGCCAAGATCCCGAGACTCTCCTTCACATGGATTTGGCTGCAGATTCTGAGTTTCTTCTGCTTCGTCGTTTCAGTTCTTGCTGCAGTTGGCTCGATTCACGATCTTGCCAAATCTGTCATGCATTTCAAGCCCTTTGCCTAG
- the LOC116031805 gene encoding protein SHORT HYPOCOTYL IN WHITE LIGHT 1 yields the protein MAARLSLYPKFHPSPCKTLNPPRFNFQPRIDILPFRIRGTSSSYLQASRRFSTFPQEGDKLADDSRYRSQRRPGIELGGYGFDEDDDDEDEEDEDRSLDLLIKFVQNVFRKISRKARKAVRSVLPVAISSQLVGFSVNGVIILTFLWVLKALLEVICTLGSVVFASILLIRGIWMGISYLQDTRNHRIDDEDHTVWTGAQPAS from the exons ATGGCAGCGAGGCTCAGTTTGTATCCTAAATTCCACCCTTCTCCCTGCAAAACCCTCAATCCCCCTCGCTTCAATTTTCAACCCCGTATCGACATTCTTCCCTTTCGCATCCGGGGAACCTCTTCTTCCTACCTACAAGCTTCTAGGCGCTTCTCCACCTTCCCTCAG GAAGGTGATAAGTTGGCGGATGATTCTCGATATCGGAGTCAACGTCGGCCGGGTATAGAATTGGGAGGGTATGGCTTTGATGAGGATGacgatgatgaggatgaagaagatgaagatcgcAGCTTGGACCTTCTGATTAAATTTGTTCAGAATGTTTTCAGAAAAATCTCGAGGAAAGCTAGGAAGGCTGTTCGATCTGTTTTGCCGGTCGCTATTTCCAGCCAATTG GTTGGATTTTCTGTTAATGGTGTTataattttgacatttttatggGTTCTAAAGGCACTTCTCGAG GTAATTTGCACCCTTGGGAGTGTGGTATTCGCCAGTATCTTACTCATCCGCGGAATATGGATGGGCATATCATACTTACAAGACACCCGCAATCACAGAATAGATGACGAAGATCATACTGTATGGACAGGCGCACAACCTGCAAGCTAA
- the LOC116032890 gene encoding F-box protein SKIP22-like: MKLRLRSVETKETIPVDVPPSTSLPELKRRLSQSLPASSASSLHSSDSIRLSLNKKDELRSSSPDETLQMLGITSGDLIFFSFNPNVQKSSESQITTGLSPNLPAESTKNSDSINLSEKSPELSSDLPVESTNTSDFNSHQGEEEEVEFMETDWEENDADVVSVGVGKSFSVPGFLRKVFTEELSDSDGGRDHKLLLIAVHAVLLESGFVRFDPILHKKVPNQLFLTEPQVSILSYSLPEIVDGDTDQNSNAVPTVELKFQTLGKVVMVYGSLSGNSSVHSVQLDKDHLVPFLNVAWSNCGLSEEIASKDGLLWTSPEKEVFEFWRTVKDGLALPLLIELCEKAGLGLPPCFMRLPTELKLKILELLPAVDLAKMSSLCSDLRYLASNDDLWKQKFQEQFPNADRLWNGGTWNWKQKFAAARKQRKTMRRRRFFDQLGYVNPPFMGPWQRPPFMGPWQPNIIRDPDPLLPPFDNVPPPSRWASHVPRCNRREP, from the coding sequence ATGAAGCTGAGACTTAGATCCGTCGAGACCAAAGAGACCATTCCGGTCGACGTCCCGCCGTCTACCTCCCTGCCGGAACTCAAACGCCGCCTTTCTCAGTCACTCCCGGCATCATCCGCTTCATCTCTGCATTCTTCAGATTCCATTCGTCTCTCGCTCAATAAAAAAGATGAGCTTCGAAGCTCTTCACCCGATGAAACGCTCCAGATGCTAGGTATTACGTCTGGCGACCTTATCTTCTTTTCCTTTAATCCAAATGTTCAAAAATCGTCTGAATCCCAAATTACCACTGGTTTAAGCCCTAATTTACCGGCTGAATCGACTAAGAACTCTGATTCTATCAATTTGAGCGAGAAATCCCCAGAATTAAGTTCCGATTTACCGGTGGAATCGACCAATACGTCTGATTTCAACAGTCATCAGGGAGAGGAAGAAGAGGTGGAATTCATGGAAACCGATTGGGAAGAAAATGATGCGGACGTGGTTTCAGTCGGGGTTGGGAAATCGTTTTCAGTTCCTGGATTCTTAAGGAAAGTGTTCACGGAGGAGTTGAGTGATAGTGATGGTGGCCGTGATCACAAGCTCTTGCTGATTGCTGTTCATGCTGTTCTGCTCGAGTCTGGGTTTGTTCGCTTTGATCCAATTTTGCATAAAAAAGTACCGAATCAATTGTTTTTGACAGAACCGCAAGTTAGTATTCTCAGTTATTCACTGCCTGAGATTGTTGATGGTGATACTGACCAGAACAGCAATGCTGTTCCCACTGTTGAGCTGAAATTTCAGACCCTAGGGAAGGTTGTGATGGTTTATGGTTCCCTATCTGGCAATTCCTCAGTGCATTCTGTACAGCTGGACAAAGATCACTTGGTGCCATTCTTGAATGTTGCATGGTCTAATTGTGGGTTATCTGAGGAAATTGCTAGTAAAGATGGCCTGTTGTGGACTTCTCCTGAGAAAGAGGTCTTCGAGTTTTGGAGGACTGTGAAGGATGGACTAGCATTGCCATTGTTGATTGAATTGTGTGAGAAGGCTGGTCTTGGACTCCCTCCGTGCTTTATGCGGCTTCCTACTGAACTAAAGCTGAAAATTCTGGAGTTGCTACCTGCTGTTGATTTAGCAAAGATGAGTTCTCTGTGCTCAGACTTGCGGTACTTGGCCTCAAATGATGATCTTTGGAAACAGAAGTTCCAGGAGCAGTTTCCTAATGCTGATAGGTTATGGAATGGGGGCACTTGGAATTGGAAGCAGAAGTTTGCCGCAGCTCGCAAGCAAAGGAAAACGATGCGCAGAAGAAGATTTTTTGATCAACTGGGATATGTAAATCCTCCATTTATGGGTCCTTGGCAGCGCCCTCCATTTATGGGTCCTTGGCAGCCCAATATTATAAGAGATCCCGATCCACTTCTTCCGCCATTTGACAATGTTCCTCCTCCATCACGGTGGGCTAGTCACGTGCCTCGTTGTAATCGCAGAGAGCCCTGA
- the LOC116032692 gene encoding amino acid permease 6-like, with protein sequence MQRNLSLAVEEGGSDDSKYDEDGHIKRTGNVFTASAHIITSIIGSGVLSLAWAIAQLGSVAGPVAMVAFAVITLYTSLLLADCYRSPDGKRNYTYMDAVRTHLGGMKFKLCGLAQYATLIGLSIGYAITTALSLQAIARTNCYHFHGRGTANCIPSKRNFILMFGAVQVLLSQIPNFHQLSFLSIVAAIMSFGYSSIGLGLSAAQIASGVEVKLSATGVPVGANHSIKDKMFSTFSALGNIALAFAFSFVLIEIQDTLRSSPRERRAMKQATSVGILVASVFYLLCGILGYLAFGNHAPGNLLTDDHGFYEPFWVVDLANVCIIVHLVGAYQVFSQPFFALVESWSRTKWMGSQFITQEHTVHIPFAGDWRFSPFRLAWRTAYVVFTTVVALIFPFFNAILGLLGSIAFWPLTIYFPIEMYISQAKIPRLSFTWIWLQILSLSCFVVSVIAAVGSVRDLIDSVMHFKPFE encoded by the exons ATGCAGAGAAATTTGAGTCTTGCTGTTGAAGAAGGTGGAAGTGATGATTCCAAGTACGACGAAGATGGTCACATCAAACGAACtg GAAATGTGTTTACGGCGAGCGCTCACATCATAACGTCCATAATTGGGTCGGGAGTTTTGTCTCTGGCATGGGCTATTGCGCAGCTAGGATCCGTCGCCGGACCGGTGGCTATGGTGGCCTTCGCCGTCATCACTTTGTACACCTCGCTCTTGCTCGCCGACTGCTACCGGTCACCGGACGGCAAACGGAACTACACTTACATGGACGCTGTTAGAACTCATCTAG GTGGCATGAAGTTCAAGCTTTGTGGGCTAGCTCAATATGCTACTCTGATTGGCCTCAGCATTGGATATGCCATCACCACAGCTTTAAGCTTGCA GGCAATTGCAAGAACCAACTGTTACCATTTCCATGGCCGAGGCACTGCGAATTGCATTCCATCAAAACGAAACTTCATACTCATGTTTGGAGCAGTGCAGGTTCTGCTTAGCCAGATTCCAAATTTTCACCAGCTTTCCTTTCTCTCCATAGTTGCTGCCATCATGTCTTTTGGTTACTCCTCCATTGGGCTTGGCCTCTCTGCAGCTCAAATCGCGA GTGGAGTGGAAGTGAAGTTGAGTGCGACGGGGGTGCCTGTTGGAGCGAACCATTCGATCAAAGACAAAATGTTTAGTACCTTCTCTGCATTGGGAAACATTGCCTTAGCCTTTGCTTTCTCTTTTGTTCTGATTGAGATACAG GACACGTTGAGATCTTCCCCGAGAGAGAGGAGGGCGATGAAGCAGGCGACGAGCGTTGGAATCCTGGTGGCCAGCGTCTTCTACTTGCTGTGCGGGATACTGGGATACCTGGCATTTGGAAATCATGCTCCTGGGAACCTCTTGACAGATGATCATGGTTTCTACGAGCCCTTCTGGGTCGTCGACTTGGCCAACGTTTGCATTATCGTGCACCTGGTTGGAGCCTACCAGGTGTTTTCGCAGCCATTTTTTGCACTGGTGGAGTCCTGGAGCAGAACAAAATGGATGGGATCTCAGTTCATAACACAAGAACACACTGTCCATATCCCATTTGCAGGAGATTGGAGGTTTAGTCCTTTCAGGCTGGCATGGAGAACAGCATATGTAGTGTTCACAACTGTTGTGGCCTTAATCTTCCCTTTCTTCAATGCCATTCTTGGCCTCCTGGGATCCATTGCTTTCTGGCCTCTCACCATTTACTTCCCCATCGAAATGTACATTTCGCAGGCAAAGATCCCGAGACTCTCCTTCACATGGATTTGGCTGCAGATTCTGAGTCTCTCCTGCTTCGTCGTCTCAGTTATTGCTGCAGTCGGATCAGTTCGGGATCTAATCGATTCTGTCATGCATTTCAAGCCCTTTGAATAG
- the LOC116032793 gene encoding uncharacterized protein LOC116032793 — MQAPVRSLSLAFLLSRPWSKEPSFRSFSSSSSSNYSNQSRGGLPRFYSEILPSSQGSVVRVKGDEFWHMTRVLRLKVDDRVELFNGKGSLVEGCIQEIDQSGLNFVALENPKLVSPLDTQWHVFAAFGTLKGGRADWLVEKCTELGANSITPLLTERSPSISENRVERLLRVSLAAAKQCQRLHEMSLNPPMKVSELIPHVTKSTLSFIALAEAMPVFSALSSRRKESSGLLIIGPEGDFTEMEKNMIVDAGATAVGLGPHRLRVETATVALLATLMLWSGHQRLANS, encoded by the exons ATGCAAGCCCCAGTTCGTAGTCTCAGCCTCGCTTTCTTACTGAGCCGTCCATGGTCTAAAGAGCCCAGCTTTCGATCATTCTCATCTTCGTCCTCATCAAATTACTCAAACCAGTCTCGCGGTGGCCTCCCTCGCTTCTATTCCGAAATCCTCCCTTCTTCCCAG GGTAGTGTTGTGCGAGTCAAAGGCGATGAGTTTTGGCACATGACTAGAGTTCTAAGATTGAAAGTTGATGATAG GGTAGAGCTATTCAATGGAAAAGGAAGCTTAGTTGAAGGATGCATACAAGAAATCGATCAATCTGGATTGAACTTTGTGGCATTAGAGAACCCAAAGTTAGTATCTCCTTTGGACACGCAGTGGCATGTCTTTGCTGCTTTTG GAACTCTAAAGGGAGGCCGGGCTGATTGGCTTGTGGAGAAATGCACT GAGCTGGGAGCCAATAGCATTACTCCTCTGTTGACAGAACGCTCTCCCTCAATTTCAGAAAACCGTGTAGAGAGATTATTACGTGTCAGTCTAGCAGCCGCTAAACAAT GTCAACGACTGCATGAAATGAGTCTGAACCCTCCTATGAAAGTTAGCGAACTAATACCTCAT GTCACAAAGTCAACATTATCGTTTATTGCTTTGGCCGAGGCTATGCCAGTTTTTAGTGCTTTGAGTTCCCGAAGAAAAGAATCGAGTGGATTATTGATAATAGGACCAGAAGGAG ACTTCACCGAGATGGAGAAGAACATGATAGTGGACGCGGGAGCAACTGCAGTTGGTCTCGGGCCACATCGCCTACGAGTTGAAACCGCGACAGTGGCACTTTTGGCAACTTTGATGTTGTGGTCTGGCCATCAGAGGCTAGCCAACAGCTAA